The region GGACTTGCTGCTGCTGCGTGAATACCTGCTGTCGGTCGACATGCTCAAGAAGCTCGACGCGAAGCTGGGGCTGCGCAAGCACTACGCGGACAGCGGCCGGGATCCGCTGTCGCGCTTGTGGTTCGAGGATGCTTCGCTCGAGCGCTTCCACGATTACTACCTGAAACGCGTCAGCGTCGAATACGATGACTTCGCGCGCGTCCTCGTGATCCGGGTGCAGGGCTATACCTCGGAGATGGCGCATGCCATCGCGCAGGAGCTGGTCGCCGAAGGCGAACGCTTCATGAACGAGATGACGCACCGGATCGCCAGCGAGCAGGTCGTCTATATCGAAAAACAGGTGCACGACCAGGGCGAGCGCCTGAAGGCGGCGCGCCAGGCGCTGGTGGCCTACCAGAACGCCAACGGCCTGGTGTCGCCGCGCGGCGAGGTGGAAAGCCTGTCCACCGTGGTGGCCAACGCAGAGGCCACGCTGGCCGAGCTGCAGGTCAAGCGCAACGCGCTCAAGGACGTCTTCACACCTCAGTCTCCCGCGATCCAGCAGATCGACGCGCAGATCGCCGCGGTAGAGCGCCAGATGGCGGAGCAGCGCGGGCGCATGGTCTCTACCACGGGCCGCGGCCTGAACCGGGTGGTGGAAGAGCACGATCGCCTGCAGTCCGCCGCGGAATTTGCCTTCGACATCTACAAGACCGCGATCGGCGCGCTGGAAAAGGCTCGCATCGAGGCCACGCGCAAGCTCAAGAACGTAGCGGTCGTGCAGAGCCCGACCCGGCCGGA is a window of Cupriavidus taiwanensis LMG 19424 DNA encoding:
- a CDS encoding chain-length determining protein, which codes for MIRTVTSGAAGPIGCLTRVNALNRTWQVAVAACLLAIVYWSVIASDLYVSEARVVVERSDGVGASAADFTSLLVGNTAPQDLLLLREYLLSVDMLKKLDAKLGLRKHYADSGRDPLSRLWFEDASLERFHDYYLKRVSVEYDDFARVLVIRVQGYTSEMAHAIAQELVAEGERFMNEMTHRIASEQVVYIEKQVHDQGERLKAARQALVAYQNANGLVSPRGEVESLSTVVANAEATLAELQVKRNALKDVFTPQSPAIQQIDAQIAAVERQMAEQRGRMVSTTGRGLNRVVEEHDRLQSAAEFAFDIYKTAIGALEKARIEATRKLKNVAVVQSPTRPEYPLQPRRIYNIVVFVLMTLMLAGVVQLLSAIIRDHRD